From Malus sylvestris chromosome 1, drMalSylv7.2, whole genome shotgun sequence:
aaatacaagtacataagatctccataatttagaaaatcctagttaacattagttaacattagccaaaatagatctccataatttacaaaatggctagttaacataagccaaaatactagtgcaaagctaagttataagtcataacataagattgtatgattaataaaatacatccatgttaacgttattaaaatacatccatgttaacattagctaaaatcctcatccgcttgcgttgtcgcttaaaagcctttggacgaacactttcttgagttccggtttgattgccctgaacactcccacattttttggtttatccaaaataagagacaatgcatcaatttgatccataggagagagacccattgcttcaagttcattagctatgtcagtatgatctgcagtaccttgaactaaagcttcagttaccatttgcatcctcttcccactttcaacataaaaatctttcagtccactgataattgcctcggttccatcatttgaacttcccacagctcttttcctctttctttggctattttcagatggggtgctttgttggctttgttggttcattgaagaaacaaaattttcacctccaatatcactttcaccaacatgatcatgactttgttcctccatcatttgagcaggggtttcggctacattacccgtagcccgatcttttccaaatatatatgcaaatctatcaaacagtggaaaaggtttgcttctccatccatcggcttctttatttctctaagattatatcaacatagcaaaactaaaatttagcatgcgtaacaaatatagcagcaagaatataactaatgcataaataaaataggatatgaacctgcacataagtttgccatgcgtcatcactgtcaacttcaacgcactttttgacatcattccatgcaaatccacttgtgtttatcatgtcaacgaccatactatatgtttttttccatttcttcaacttggattcaatatgtggatttgcctttatatttgaatgaggacataaaacattgacagcttttgctatttcaaccaaagtaccttgtttgaaagcaccggtgtcacaccgttgcttccgagcaacaaaatcctcaagaactcctagtaatacttcttcctcaaatgcttcccatttacgccttcttccttttggctcttgagtagcattcaaaaaattttcgttatccatacctaaacaaaaaatattttaatgaaggaaaataccatacaaataatcaatttgcataatatccaatcaacttacataatatccaatcaacttgcataacatccaattaatttgcataccatccaatcattgtgctaatatctaacaaatgcatgataaaaaaggaatactaaaataaaatgttatcattaacacatatagctagttcggttgctggttcctaattgctctccactcaTTATACATTTCCTGAGCCATATCATTCCTCATTGCAGTCCACTGGTCCGATGTTTGAAcactaccaacatattcaccttcttctgtattttgtccatcttctattattggcaaattctccattggatctacagacatctcttgcctaataagattgtgtagtaggcaacaagcggtaattattcgaccttgtgtccttatcggatagaaagatggactccttagtatcgaccaccttccttttagcaggccaaaacagcgttcaattacattccttgccttagaatgcttcatgttaaaatattcttccttattagaaggtgttcgtccctcccattcagataaatgataaggtattcctctatagggtgcaaggaatccttcaccatttgtataaccaccatctacaaggtaataacaacctaatgaaaaaaaaagaagaccttattagtgttttgtagttgacaaacagaactaaacctaacttacaaagttgagactaagtaatagtcttacccgctggtaccttaaaaccattaggcctactaattgcatcatgtagcactctagagtctgatgcggaaccctcccaccccggaaacacatatatgaactgcatatctcctgaacacacacctaacacattagttgcgactcgaccctttcttgttcggtatcttggtttgtcaatttcaggtacatgcacatcaatgtgtgttccatccaatgctcccaagcaattcttaaaaataaaaaataaaaaagtttttgttaatttatacaaagggaatgaagagttaaagcttagggaaaatgaaaaaaaattctcatcataccttaaaacatcgccacctaggatctgtagaatcaataggcacaggctgggggacttttagtaggataccttgtaatcgcaaaattccttgcaatacgctattgaaatacctacttatagtctctcccgacctataaaatctaccgccaacactacgattcttagtatgatgtgctaatatttgtaaagtcatacacacctgttcctctacagacaccaaaccatcagtttttaccctcccatcttgacgaagtaagtcgcataatatgccaaaagtccttctatccattctcaattcgttgacacattcagtatcagtattccctattataccattcagataacacaaactaatctctcgtctaataagtgaacggttagtcaatgtgggtcgttcaacatgtctctgtttgccacgtagcatcatcaccacaagaatcgtacaaatacaaattgtctccaaataagacatctctaacaataagatcaataaaagcttccttcgatccatatctatccaaacaaaacaaaaaacaaaaaacaaattaactagatcattaacccgaggcaacaaatatacagatggcgttgaaaaaaaaaagttttcattaacccgaggcaacaaatatactggtggcgttgaaaaaaaaaaaagttttcattaacccgaggcaacaaatatacaggtggcgttgaaaaaaaaaaagttttcattaacccgaggcaacaaatatacaggtggcgttgaaaaaaaaaaagttttcattaacccgaggcaacaaatatacaggtggcgttgaaaaaaaaaagttttcattaacccgaggcaacaaatatacaggtggcgttgaaaaaaaaaaaagttttcattaacccgaggcaacaaatatacaggtggcgttgaaaaaaaaaaagttttcattaacccgaggcaacaaatatacaggtggcgttgaaaaaaaaaaaagtgttcattaacccgaggcaacaaatatacaggtggcgttgaaaaaaaaaagttttcattaacccgaggcaacaaatatacaggtggcgttgaaaaaaaaaagttttcattaacccgaggcatcatattcaaaatgttctactcttatacatctataaacatgtgtctaagaacactagtatgaggattgctatcattgctaggcattgcatgtgaaaagggaaattaaaggacacctgtaatgcagtagccttagccttagccttccgtttatgctcctcttctctgcaaccaacaaccacaaaaaattgcaattcagcatcaaccccacacaatacaaaacattcacattgtaatatcatggttataaatcaagtacacacacactgcatacatacatacacacactgcatacatacatacacacactgcatacagtgcatacacacactacatacactacacacacacactgcatacactacacatacaccctgcaagtacacacacactgcatacaccctgcatacatacacactgcaaacacactacacacacacattgcatacatacacactgcaaacactacacatatacacacactacatacactacacacactacatacactacacacacacactgcatacatacactgcatacaccctgcacacacacactgcaaacacactacacacacacactgcatacatacacactgcaaacatacactacacacacaccctgcaagtacacacacactgcatacaccctgcacacacactgcaaacacactacacacacacactgcatacatacacactgcaaacactacacatatacacacactacatacactacacacactacatacactgcatacatacacactgcatacaccctgcacacacacactgcaaacacattacacacacacactgcatacatacacactgcaaacatacactgcaaacacactacacacacacactgcatacatacacactgcaaacatacactacacacacaccctgcaagtacacacactgcatacaccctgcacacacacactgcaaacacactacacacacacactgcatacatacacactgcaaacactacacatatacacacactacatacactacacacacacactgcatacatacacactgcatacaccctgcacacacacactgcaaacacattacacacacacactgcatacatacacactgcaaacatacactgcaaacacactacacacacacacactgcatacatacacactgcaaacatacactacacacacaccctgcaagtacacacacactgcatacaccctgcacacacacactgcaaacacactacacacacacactgcatacatacacactgcaaacactacacatatacacacactacatacactacacacacacactgcatacatacacactgcatacaccctgcacacacacactgcaaacacactacacacacacactgcatacatacacactgcaaacacagtacatacatacacacactacatacactacacacacacactacatacactacacacacacactgcatacatacacactggcAGTGTAACAACTTCTCAGGAccatgacaaaataaaatgatataactacactacacacacacactgcatacatacacactgcatacatacactcTAGTCAATTTGTTTATGCATAACGCATAGCAAAATGATATAACTACACTTCATCACAAAAAATCAGATAAGCTTCGAACTGCATCAGCAAGCAGATTGattgaaaactaaaatcaaaTTCATTGAAGGCCCGTGAATTACCTGTTCAAAGAGTCCTTTCGGCAAAAATGTAATGAAGTTGTACTTTGTAGTCGATATAGAATTCCCCTGGAACAATTGAACGCATAATAATTAAAACCGAATACAAACAAAATGAAGTAAGATTTAAAGTGGCAGATAACAGAACATAGATTACATATCCTACACGTTTATACTAATAAACTTGTTGATGGCACATGGTGGAGGTAAAACAAAATCCTGAAAACATCCACTGTGCTAGAAACATATTCTAGATTATGAGAAGGCCATATCCTAATATTCTGTTCTACGATCCAGATGAAAGAAAGGCAGGGCACTCAAGAACTAaagagaaattattcattatttaAGTTGGGTTAGTTCTAAACATTGAAAGGCAGCCAATATTTGAAGAACCTAATAACTTGTACCAATTTATATATACAAAATCGGGGTATATATAAAAATCACTCACAGAATCCAAAGAGTAGTAACATAATTCAATGTAATTCCTCTTGCAAAGACACCAACTTTTCGCAACAATgagattaaaaaccaaatcaaccaaCTATCAAAATCCAATGAGTGGTAAACAAGCTATACATTATGCAAAATAGGCAATCAAACGGCCAAAAAACAGCCACAAAATCCAACCTTTTTGCACAGCTTAAGACGTTTCCGCCGCAATGCCTCTCCTTGCTTCTGCTCAGCTTcccttctcctcttcttcttcctcttgtgAAACCCAGACACGAAATTGCTTCACAAAATCCAAACAAGCAAAGCATCAAAACCCGAAAAATCAAAAAACCCATTTCAGAAAACgcgaaaagaaacaaaatttcagGGCTTAGATTTCATCACTGAGCAAATTTTGTGATGGCGGTTTTTACTACCTGAGGATTTGAAAGAAAAGTTGAaatatgaaaaccccaaattctaatcttaatttgacctaaaaatcaaaaccctaatttgttcaagtgcagaggtctatcattgaaaatttctcaaacccaaaacaacaaaatcaaatgaaGCTCAGTAATACCACGATCTGCAAAACAAATTGACGAAATAAAGCGAAGATGCGAAGTTTACCAGACAAGTCGGAGCAGATGAGGGCGAGCAGATGCAGATGAGGGAAGGCGCAGAGATCAGAATGAGGAAGATGACGATGAGGGAGCAGGGCAAGGACGACGATGAGGGAAGACGCAGCGATGAGGACGAGCGACGTAGGTTCTTGGATGAGTGACTCTCTCGCGGCTTTCTCTCAGGGCTTACGAGTCCTCCCGAAACTGGGGTTCCTCGTTAAGAACGCGTAAGGAGGTGAATAATCCGAGCGAGTCCGACCTAAGGTCATTAAAACTAATCCTGCTACAAACCAAACAAgggactatagtctagtccagtccagtcctccCTAGTCCTGTCAAACAAACGGCCCCTCAATCTATAGTAAGACATGTAAAGCaagtatattttttattaaaaaaatgacatACATAATGAAATCATattcgttaaaaaaaaaaatgaaatcaaatatttttttaataatcagTTCATATGTACCTTGAGTAATGTTAGGGTGATCAAATTTGTAGACTACatttgaaaactaaatgatgtgttaccaataagaaataagtatgttaattaacacttaagtaaaattcaattatcaaattctatgttatttagtttacaaatttaatttttctagtaTTATCCGTGCACACCTTTAGGGATGTCAGGAGCATAGGATCAGAGGGCACATGCTTCCTCACCTTTTTTGTCTTTTAAAAAATCTCATATTGATTTTCTTAAATAGTTGCAAAATCAACTTTAGTTCTTGAGTGCCCCTCcccattttttttcccttctcacTCAATCATGTCTAAAAACCCTATTGCATTTAATATGAATGAGTATTAACTTATAAATACAACAAGTAAAGAaagaaggttttttttattttttatttttatcaagttTAGGAAGTTAgcttgatttattttttattttattttaaaatactgTTTTTTTAAGGTGCTATCTTCTTAGTCCAATTTCTAAATTTTCCatttcctttatatatatatatataaaacttttccattgttttttttttttatcaatttaataagtaATTGAtgcatgtaaattttttttggtaggtaatgcatgtacatatgcaCACCATATCTATTTATGGGGTCTGGAGTATGGCATACTTGGGTACTTAAAGTCGTTAGATCCATTACTTTGTCGAGGGATCTAAGTGACGAAGTATGTGTATGGTAGAACAATTACTATTTAAGTATTTTGATAAGAGAAATAACTATAATAAACATATTTTGATATTTCATAGTAGGAAATGATTCATGTTTATTATTTCGTCATTATATTATCATTGTGTTGTCGTTATGTTATTGTTGTGTCATCGATATATGATTAGTATGTCGTTGTTATTGAAAAATAATCATGTAGGCAAACCAAAATGTTGAAATATGTGTATTaaagttattttgattttttatatgACCACTGGAAATTTTactatattactattttttgaAGTATTGCTTTCTCACAtgtataatattgtttgttaaaagaaTTTCAGGATTGATTTCGTAATATGTACCATATATATAACATGCTAGTATCAATACAATAAAGAGTAGTGTTATACTTACTATTTAGTTGTACTATCACTTGTATCATTTTTCTAATAGAAGTGAATCCCGTCAACTTATATAGGTTCCATCTCTATTTGAGAAATATCACAAATAGTGGTACAACTAGATggtaaaaataacatttttgatAAAATAATTGATCCTTCGATTCTCCTCTTGCAAGGTCCTACGTACTCACTTTCTGGATTGCACTGTTTCTGCTTATCTATTATGTTCAGTAAGTAAAACTGTAACAAAAATCGTGTTCTTTATAACAATTGGCCATGGCCACCCCCATGCATCAATATTCTTATAGAAGCTACATTGTAATTCATTAACTTAACCTTGTTCTGCTTGTACTCACTGTACTATCTGTCTCTGCACATCGGTGCCAGTGCAATATTGTTGCGAATCTTCACACTTTACAGCAGTTATCTCATCGGCATTGCGGATATATATGAGAAGAAGGATTAGTCAATTTCTTAGccaacttttaatttttttataatagtGTACAGTATACTAGCGTACGGAAAGAAACGCAGCTGAATCTCATTAGctgtatagagagagagagagagagagagagagttcataCACTCTTTCTTTTaccaaaaaatccaaaaataaataaataaataaataatcctTCGGCTGTTTGAAGAGATTTTATTGAATAAACCTGTTTGATGTTTCAAGTGGATTCGAAATAGAGAGATCATATATTAGTTATACATATAATTCAGAAATATGCATactatattattattatctGGGATCAATCTGCTATAGTTGTTTCCATTTTATCGGAATTAGCTGAAGAGAGAACATCATTGGAACTAGGGTTAGGTTAGTCCTCAAGTTCCACATTTACCCTATAACATACATTTATAAGACTTCATATATAATacaaaacatacattttaaagACTTCATATATAATACAATATAGAGAAACAGTAAGAGTAAAcattgaagaaacaaacaaTGGACAAAGTCGTAGAaaagttctaattaattttgttaatatagtcttttaatataaataatattgagAGATAAGTGaatctaaaaatttaaaatcgataAAAGCTTTTAAATACTTGAGTTACAAACACACATTACTGCTTCAAGGATATATATATGAAGCATTTAAGGGAagagatcttcattttttttataaaaatggggattagttgtggggtccacacctcatcgaactttaacaatcagaaccgtttatttttcaagttgtacctcatagatcatccttgcaaaatattagccaaatcgaaaaTTTTTAAGAcgtctaattgggttcaaagaaatgaatgaatactttattatataagaaacaatgaaatttgatcttgataattaaataggcaaatggtttcggattga
This genomic window contains:
- the LOC126624379 gene encoding uncharacterized protein LOC126624379 isoform X2; protein product: MDNENFLNATQEPKGRRRKWEAFEEEVLLGVLEDFVARKQRCDTGAFKQGTLVEIAKAVNVLCPHSNIKANPHIESKLKKWKKTYSMVVDMINTSGFAWNDVKKCVEVDSDDAWQTYVQRNKEADGWRSKPFPLFDRFAYIFGKDRATGNVAETPAQMMEEQSHDHVGESDIGGENFVSSMNQQSQQSTPSENSQRKRKRAVGSSNDGTEAIISGLKDFYVESGKRMQMVTEALVQGTADHTDIANELEAMGLSPMDQIDALSLILDKPKNVGVFRAIKPELKKVFVQRLLSDNASG
- the LOC126624379 gene encoding protein ANTAGONIST OF LIKE HETEROCHROMATIN PROTEIN 1-like isoform X1 produces the protein MDRRKLLLILLLEMSYLETICICTILVVMMLRGKQRHVERPTLTNRSLIRREISLCYLNGIIGNTDTECVNELRMDRRTFGILCDLLRQDGRVKTDGLVSVEEQVCMTLQILAHHTKNRSVGGRFYRSGETISRYFNSVLQGILRLQGILLKVPQPVPIDSTDPRWRCFKNCLGALDGTHIDVHVPEIDKPRYRTRKGRVATNVLGVCSGDMQFIYVFPGWEGSASDSRVLHDAISRPNGFKVPAGCYYLVDGGYTNGEGFLAPYRGIPYHLSEWEGRTPSNKEEYFNMKHSKARNVIERCFGLLKGRWSILRSPSFYPIRTQGRIITACCLLHNLIRQEMSVDPMENLPIIEDGQNTEEGEYVGSVQTSDQWTAMRNDMAQEMYNEWRAIRNQQPN